The Pseudorasbora parva isolate DD20220531a chromosome 21, ASM2467924v1, whole genome shotgun sequence sequence tctactgcttctgttacacttttgcaggaaccaatcacagacttgCCTCCAGTGGTCTGACTGGTTGAAGGGCTAACCAATTGCATATAGAGTCACTTGAAAAAAGATCTtttatcacacctcttgtgcagtagaaattacagagcagactccccagaccaatgttcaattttaaattgagcttggtctggtgatagccagataCCCCCCAGGGCATGTAGGTGTGgtgtttttgtttcttcagtagaacacaaatgaagatttttaactccgttgctcatataatgcatgtcaatggggtttaattctatgaaaaaaaacatgctcaaacaactcatgacgacacattgatgtcttaaggcACAAAaatcggtttgtgtgagaaaccggaCAATATTTCTACTATTTTTTATCTCGAATACAACACTATGTCCAACAGCCGCGAGcgcaccatcacttccgctggGCTTATCTCAATGGGATACAAACGGCGGAAGTGTCTCGCGCACatcatacgccatttcatgtcATTTGACCTTACCCAGCGGAAGTGATGGCGTGCGCGTGGCTATTGgacatagtgttgtatttgaggtaaacaatgatataaatactgttcagttgctcacacaaaccgattgtttcttgtcttaagacatcaatgtgtcgtcacaagccgcagggtttaatattgattcgtatgtctgtgttttttactttTAGTGACTctcagaaaaacaccccattgacattatttgagcaatggttggagttaaaagttatctttatttgtgttctactgaagaaacaaacacacctacattttGTATGCCCTGAGGGTAATCAAACAtaaaagtttcatttttggactatccctttaattgtaTAATTCCACTGTAACACAGTaaccttaatataaagtgtaaccaacaTGCCTATAACGGttatatgatttaaaaaaaattaaaatttattttattctaatttagttaaaatacattacaattaTGCACCCAGTTTGCTACCCTAAATTCTTAAATTAAAATTCAGGAATTTAATTGaagattttttatttctttttattttaatcacacCAATCCATTTATATATGttgttaaaaaaattcaactaAACACATAGCGAACACAAGGAGAGGTTTATAAGATTAGATTTTAAGATTGAAAATGTCAATTTCCACAACAAAACTCTTTCTCATCTTTATGAAATTGTAGTTTGTGAAACAGCATGTTACTGGAATGAAGTTAATGCCAATCCTCAGcagttaaaaaaacacaattttccCCACAAAGTTCAAACGTGTCTTTAACACAACATGTCAATCCCATCACATTTTTGGTTGTGAAGATATAAATACATGCTTGTAAACAAACAACGAGAAATTATTAAAAGGAATTTGCAAGAAATGCATTTCATGTAGGAATTTCCTTTATTGGTTTATAAGGTGACTCAGAGTTTTTTCACTTTGTTTACTGGTATTTACCATCATACGTTACAATCTTTTACTATTGAACTCTCAGACATTTGCACAGCATTACATTTTTGAAATTACATAACCCATTTATAGTCATATCTATCCATAACCACCCATATTTTATATCTGTGTGGAGGAAGAATGCTTACACAAATATGAGGTATTTTGAGTTGTATGCAAAAGTTTACTGAATTAAGAATGCTCTTATACATAATAAGCAAATCTCGTATACATATATACTTAAACATAATAAGTAaatgtacatgtggcattatacGCAATGCGTGACTGTATTTATTCCTGGCATCATGCCATTTTGACTGTCTGAATCATTGCTGGGAAAGACTCTCATATCTCCTGTCATAGCTTTTCATGACCTCCACCTCATAGAATCAGGATGGCCGTAATAATTCAGGTCCAAAGTTCAAACTACGCAGGCAATCAGTTAAAACGAGGGCTGAGAGAGCGCCAATGTTCAGTTTCACCAAACACCTTCAGCGCTCACCTGCTTCCCAACACTTCATCATGGGTAAGTCTCATTCATAGATTTGATGTCAGTTACAATGTGCCATTACTGAGAAATACATATTATTGTTAAGGGATATGATAGAAGTATTATGGTTATgattacatttatacatttggcagacacttatCCAAAGCAACATATTTTGCATTCAAGCTATAGCCTACatcagttcatgcattcattgaaataatctttttttgagCATGAGGAGTAAtctttatttgtattgtatttaaaaaataataatataaatatattaataatttaatatttacatttttatttatattttatttataattgttttatatatatttttataattattatatcatatttcattaatattatagtatatgtatatgtattttaatattattattaattattatattatcattTTATGTTCATCATCGAGATTTAATTTGCattgataatattaataatatgtcCCTCTAAAAATATCCCTCTCATAGGAGAACAGGCAAAGCCCAACAAGATGAAGAGCATCCTGAAGGACAAAAGTATGTTCACACAGTTTTTAATATAACAACTAGAGCAGCTGTACTGCTTGTGTGTCtgtttatttaacatattaCATTCATTTCAAACTGCTGTATGAGATTTTGACTGTGAAGGCATGGTCATACTAAACCAATTCAAATCCAACCGAGTCAAAAACCTTCCCTCTTTCTATCCCTCCGCAGGCGTGCCCCAAATGCAGAGTAACTCTATCGGGGCCGTGCGCTGGACGCTACCAGAGGAATCTGTTCAGGTCCACAGTTCTGCCCCAACCATCCCCTTCAAAAGCAGTAATGCATTTTCTACCCGTTCACAGGTAACAACTGTAACTGACTCAAGGATGTTGTGTCTGTGATCCATTCATGATCACAATAATTCATGCCCCACACTCGTGGTAAATATTTCATGCTTTATTCCAGCAAAGGCAACGTCAGCAGGGCCTGCATGACCTCCGCAGCTTGGAAGAGTGCATCAGATTCATCAACCACTGGAAGCAACAGGTGGCACAAGTTTCTAAGGTCAGCCATGgattattttacaattttagCAATAATTCAAGCAATAGCCGTCATTTCACCGTCTCGCGGCTATGAGTAACCagccaaaataaccttgaatttggtCATTTTTACCAAAATAACTTGTGAGATGTATTAAATTCGATCATGTACGAAAAGGGCTGTGGACCCAAAATTGCTTGCTAGGacctgtgtatatatacatatataaataaaaataaatatatatgtattataatactatatatatgtattataataCTTATATCCAAACGCAGCTTTGTACaactttttataatatatatttttatatcagcaCATTTGAGATAAACATTATGGCACTGTACAGAAAACTGTCTTAAAATCTTTCTGGAAAATATTTGAATGTGGAAATGCCAAGTTTAGATTCAGAGAATTACATTAAATTCCTCAAAAGACAGATGTGTTAAACAGCCCAGGTAATCATTTCTTGGCAAACTCCTCTTTGCGTGCAAACTCGGGAGACCAATAAATGTTTATAATCCATGCTATCATATGATAAGCGTTGTTATGCAAGACATGCACGGTGCCAGAGGTTTATGTGACAAGAAGATAACTGATAACACCTATATCAATAGCCTAATTCTGCGTCTCTGGTTGGAGGGTTGTGGTCTAGAGAGGTTAAGGTTTATTagaagtttattttattttttttaaattatttttaaagcatgaataaatgaatgcatCAGGAGATGGCAGAGGTAGAATGATTTTAGatgattttaaaactctgagCGATACAAATAAGGTgataattattttcatgttatagTTGATTACAGATCAATTAAAACAATATCTAAACTATTTGTCTaaataacttaaaattaaaactaattaATATAGGCATTACAAcattataatgtacagtatgaGAAATAATACTTATTTTGTAATTAacaattttattaaattagTGTTTTAAAAGATGAAGTGCATTAGATGAcgacaaatataataaaatgcaaaagtAGGGTAAATAAACAAGAAAAATTCAATaaacaacatttactaatattgTAATATCACCCGATAACAGATATGGTACATGTATATTGTCCATccataaatgttttgtaaatgtgtgCATGTGATTTACAGAATGAGGATGATCCCGGAGAAGGGTGCAGCGCAGCGTCAGAGCAGCAGACGGACCGCAAAACTGAGCGCAGCATTGAAGAAAGCCGCAAGCTAATTATGCAGTGGGCCAGTGAACTTCAAAGTGTAGACAAGgtgaaaaaaaatacataaacgtTTCAGTCACATTGTACAGTTCTGGAGTGCACTGATCCAGATCAAATTGCTCAAAACAAACTTTCTGTGTGTCTGCGTGATCCTCAGCTGTCTAAAAAACATCCTTGGATGAAGGAGAGGATTGAtcaggaggaggaagaggacaccAAGCAGGATAAAGATCAGAGCGAGGCGGTGCAGAAGAGGATAACGGAGTGGGCAAAAGAGATTCAGAGTGTGTCAGAGGTGGGACagcaaaaatatctatattatcTAGACTAGAGCAATGTCTTATCTATTGTTGGTTGCCAACACATTGAGTGGTCCAAAGTCCAGTTGTGCTGCTCTGCCTTCTTAGAATCAGTTTATCTTTCAAAGTatccaaaaatgcaaaatgattCTTTAATATACAATAATGAATATTTAACTGATAATTGTTCTTTCTGTCTGAATGCAGAGCTGTGGAATGCTGGGGGATGAGCTGGCACAGATGTTGCGTCTCCTgggactgaggaagaagaggcTGGCTTCCCTCATGCCACTGCTGGAGTTCATTACTTGGAGTTTGCTGAAGGAAGACAGCAAGGTGGGATGGCTACCAATGCATTGCTTTCAGTGTTTCTGCTTGGGTCGTGGTGTAGGATACAGTCATGCAAAATattggggaagttttggaaagTGGTGCCATTTTTGTGAGGAAATGCTGAATTTATAACTGAAAAACCACAGGTGAATATTCTGTCAattgtagtgatttttacttttgtccacccaaggacactaagtaagGAAGTTATTGGTACTCACGTCACCGCTGACGttatgatttttggatcacACATCACTTAAGGTATGGTTATaagtacatcagatgaccaccttcccccctctaagtttgggacactagtcaaggtcttttaccttggctgtatgagaacactccgAAACGGAGGCTATCCAGTCATTTAGAATGAATGTAAAGTGGGGAGAGTTGGTCAGcggccatatcaccctgtagcccaagactggtttcccactgaagctaagcagggccgagcctggtcagtacctggatgggagaccaactgggaaaactagggtgcttaccctgtggtctgtgtgggtcctaacaccccagtatagtgatggggacactgcaCTGTCAATTCCCAGGATGTCcgtcgataaagagtaggggtgtaaccccggcatcctggccaaatttgcacattggcccctgtccatcatggcctcccaataatccccatatcctgattggcttaatcactcctCCAATcaggtctcctctccaccaatcagctggtgtgtggtgagcgtactggcgcaatatggctgccgttgcatcatcctggtggatgctgcacattgctGGTGGTTGAGGatattcccccttctatgtaaagcgctttgagtgcccagaaaagcgctatataaatgtaatgaattattttttaaaattatttatctgaaagattggtgagatttctaacttgtagagccttttctgTATTATCAGCACAagacaattgtaataaaatagatttattAACAAAAGGTAAACATAAAaattaacacaactactaaattAATACAATcaatgataaaggaataaagtcCATAAGATTCATAAGatacatgtgagtaagttaagtgtggctatagaagagtaacgttatcttatggaaagataaacggttgtttctctgaaactaaggtaaaaaacattatgtatcaaacaaataaacgaaagattatttgttattaaccaGCATCAGATATAATTACCTCTAATTTAAATTcagaaaatcatatactgataataatcaacaatgccaaggtctctagaaagaggtttggttcagtgatatttacgttccacgtggttgagtaagcCTTCCACTGGTTTTGCTTGGAGACAATGCAGTGGGGAAAGGAGCTGGAATCCATTTCAACTGCCTTGAACGCGaagatctgtgggatgctgatctcctggggcatcaaagggtcctaaaatctggaacacgcagatgaggccctgaagtaggtgcagaaggtccttaatctggatcACGCAGACGAAGGAATcttgaagtgaaggtttgctctcctgagcttaaccttgttgcaaatgtctctgtgtgtcttctgcctctttggaccagacactcagaagttggtcaatcCGCTCTGGTCTCTCGAACATGGAGACTCAGGACGTGCTGTAGTCGTCTTGCTGGACTAAAACTCTAAACGTAGTGTTGattaatgtctctttcctcacaggctggaggctcagaacgttgtcgtatctgtcactgcctcacaagctgtagattcagatcctcggatcttgtgttgtctctctggttaaaccagaggctcagaacttggttgctctgtcCTAGTCTCATCCTCgccggacagactcagaacttggtgaactgtttgtctctcgcgtggagactcagaacctggtgaactgtttgtctcatGAAGGagactcagaacaaggagtgtctattgaaagggtacctttatccttttctgaataggaggagattgcaatttggcgcttctccattccagtgttgctattggctgctggcatcagagggggcacacagtgtggcccacGCTTCTTTCCCCATGGGAATTAATTTGCATACTGTACGcagttagaagtctttaaagtgtctttaaagtttatcaatgcatttctcactttccaaaccaccatcagaGTACCCTTGGCAATATTCTAAATaaatagacaccaaacatgatggGAAAAGATCGAACTGTCATGCGTTCATCaatttgttcattaacagctgatTATGTGTAAGATAGCAAATAGCTGTCATtgagaatacttatttctctgaataagtatgagatGGATACGTGTAGTTTACATCAGCCTTAAGGTTTCCAAACCTAGTTGTaaatggatttggatggatcgttttggtctttctttgtttcacccactagtgctgaggtcctgaggaatgtttatggccATCACAAATCAGGACATTGGGGATCAGTCTCTAAgtgggtgaagggcagaaactgcatgtaGACCAATGAGAATtcctgtccttcctgggcttggtactagaggttttcttcttgccctcaaagagATGTCTGGCTCttgtccaagcatctttatTCCTGTGGCGTTGGACATtttgtttgtgctagtccaacaagatcccattaaaatgtagcaaacctttgtccactgttacAGGCAAAGAGGGGCCCGGCCATAAATTGGGCCCTGGAATGTGCTGTCCACTACACAATACTGCAGCACTTTATCTTATTAAGGCAATTCACAAATAAACAATAGTTCCACACTTAAGATAAGTTCTGTTATCAGGGGTGAAGTGTGAGACTATAAAATGAAATAGCCTAAATAGCTTCAAAGATAAAACAGTTTTGATAAACTTATGGAtggaaaaatgtaaacattacgGTTGTTTAAAGAACAAAGTTCAAGAAAGCATTTTGGTTTACTGTACGTTGACCAGTTATTTCTATCTGTGACATAATTTTGAGCATTTGAGACATTTATTATGTACAGCACAGCCAGTGAGAGAACCATGtgatgaaaaaaattaaatgacggtgaaattataaaatatataatatacataacaaaACATCAAATGTGATGTGTCATCTGTGTGGTAACAGTTTACCGACATGTTCGCTTCTTTAATTTGCAACTTAAAATCTGTAAATACATCATATATCATGAAATTGTAACCTCAATGTACAGTATAAGAGATAAAGGGTTGCTCATAGGAtccctttattaaaagttttgctaatgcttatttttgtattttagggCATGGTTCCTCATCTGTGGCTTTCAGCTAAGCAGCGCATCTGGAAAGCTGGTAAGGGATCCAAAATCTAacctattattattagtaatttaaaaaaattaaagtactTAAAGTAATAGTCATAATTCTCGGTTCTCTTTTCTCAAACAGGCATACCAAGATACATCCCTAATTCAGGTAACTCTTTTATAACTTTTATCAGATGTTTAACAAATCACTAGTGTATGACTGAGGTGGAGATTTCATACATTTGTTTGAATTTTTAAATGATCAAATTAGCTTCTGATTcgccaaaatataaaatagttaCCAtatgtggtaacactttagtttagggttcaattctcactattaactagttccttattagcatgcatattaaaggtgcactataactttccgtccactagaggtcgcctattaaaaacaaatgtgtagtttgatggcaaagtttgagcgcagcatcttgggacatgtggtctttcacctcacagccggtggaaattaggactcgggcagaaatcacgttcatggatgtggttattaaccttactgcagtgtgaagcagagcaggaccgagtgtagtggagctgagcacagctgctggagcgattgtaacacaaatacccgccttgcgaacaccgggacttttatttccgctcttccggttatgattatgaggtaatgcagctctgttgatcatattagatacatttaagtgtgttgaaaattatgttatgacgttactccgtgcgttctcttgttcacactgctaagagtaaagcacttctgccaaataaaacccaaaACCaggggtagcgcagatatggcgcaattgacaggcgacttcctcagacgttatgctgaaacgtcccagtcattaattaaaatagcaattttctcacaatttacaattagttggaaacatttgggatattgtaggtactcaactaaacaaaatatataacaccgacctagtggtttttggatattttactgcaaaaatactacatagtgcacctttaataggacattagctgtttattagtacttaaaaagaacatattaatgccttatgcAGCATGACAATACATCCCTTTATCCGGCCCCATCCTACAGTTAACATCTACCTCACtgactattaataagcagtagtTTATTAAGGCAaattcatagttaatagtgagaattggaccctaatctaaagtgtaaaTGAATGTTTTAGTCTAGCAGTTTAATATTCTTAGCAAGCCAATTAAGTAGTGGTATCTAAACTCAAGATTGAGATAATTTTCTCTTACTTCTCACAGTCTGGGGCTGGATTGTCAGTGCAGGAGGTAAGTTTATATCATATTTAAATAAGACTCTCCATTCACTCCAGCATTAACAAAGTGTTACATGCATTTATCCTAACACCTTCATGTCTTTCTCTCAAATAGCTGATGTAAGTCTTGACCCCTTGACCATCAACCCTTGGCTGCAGCTCTCGGATGATCACAAGAAGATTCAGGAGGGCCTGACTGAGGCGGATATGCCGTACAGCCCTCAGCGTTTTGATAGCTTGCCCTGCGTCCTAGGCTGGGAGGGCTACATGAGTGGCCGCCATTACTGGGAAGTGGAATTTGCGAACAACGGTTATTGGAAAGTTGGAGTGACAACTGGCGCTTCAAAGAGGCATGGCCGCTTTTCAATGAATCCCTCAAATGGTTATTGGGTCCTGTGGCGCAGCACACGGCAGTTCTTCGCCTGCACCAATCCTGAAACGACCCTGCCACTGCCGCTGGTGCCCCGGAGAATGGGAATATACATTGATTATGAGGAGGGACAGATTTCTTTCTACAACGTGGAGAACAAATCACACATCTTCACCTTCACTGGACACTTTCGTGAGAAGCTGTACCCTTTCTTTGCCCTGCTGGATGGCAGGTCTGTTATAACTGTATGGTCTCCTAATGACCATAGCCGCTTTTAACAACAAGGCAGGCTTTCGTCTTTCATTCTGCACTTTCGTTTGAACATTCATAACGTAACAAATGATTCACTGGAACCGAATCTACCGTCAACTCCTAATAGCAACCTTTAAATTCAGAGGATTCAACACCGTCGTGGGCTGGACCCACATAATGAGAGCTATTAAAAATACACTGCAAATATTCCTATTATTCCTTACTATTTAAATGCACCGTCAACATAATTGCTACACCTGTATCTCTTTATCCATTTATAAAATGCAGATAAAAATCTTTGTATATTTTATCTGGCTCAATAATTGCACGGGATGATTATAGCCtacatatttattaataaaacaaaatacaggTCACAGTACGTCTCATTTTTGTTCTGCTGTACTGAGAACACATAATGTAATGCTGTATTTAGTTGACAGTTTCAGCCTTTAAGCTCTGGGACAATTTTTGGGggtttccgcctggatttggccacCCCAAATTCAAAAGCTTCCCATACCACAGTTGTCTAAATGTACAATTTAGATgtaattttacaggaaaccctttttaagttacataaaaccctgtgattaaaagtgataaacatttaTGTATATGTTGTCTGAGTTGTAAATACCCCCCATATACAGTggtataaatgcaatatcccagtgtcaataatttttttttgccagtTATTGCTGACATATGCTGGAAACAGTGTTGAGTTAGTTactcaaaaaaagtaattagttactagttacttctttaaattgtaaattgtattgattactttactagttactgcATTTGAAAAGTAACTTCACTACTTATTACTTTACTTTCCCGTTTCCTAATTTAGACTGTAGATCATGTATCTACactctaaattaaaaaaaaaaaagtttgacaaACATCATAGCCTTATCATAACAGCCTGTCAGCATAGtataaatgtttacaaaatgGCATGTAAAATCATATGTAAGAACAATATCCCTGTCTGCACAAAGAAATATGCCTCATGTAaaatccacaaacaacaggataaAGGAGGCTATAATggggtcattttaaaatgtcaacacACAGTTTCAAAACACAGGCTTTGGGAAACATAAGAACAAACCTCTTCCCCTGAGAACAAAACCAGCTTTTCATTAGATTCatggcacacacaaaaaacaaaataaaattaagtgGTCAATgaaacatataaaaataaaggtcACTTTATGTTTAAAAGAGAGAATAAATGTGATTCAAGGCAAAATCTTAGCCtaacgtggtcatactcaattctagtcagaatatgagtctgaaaccgctccatttgggctgtgattatgaggcgtgtttcaaccgaaccaggaaagacatcaattggatagacctacaaccaatcagagcaacgaagcgacgcattgtcaaatgtcaacagagttcaactgcactttGTTGTCAAGTCTTTGTTGTCAAGtcttactgttgatcatctgtccatcatcatcgccctgatgatttcattggtccgaacagtttttGTGTGGAGATTACTCCtttatggatcgaggccagaccgaaccgcacAACCTAAAAATTTTGGGGTCGGGCTCGGGACTAAgctcggctggcatccaggctagcaaaATCTTGCAGATAGTTGAAAACTCGCTCATTTAAAGGTATCAcgcatgaactggcttttttttctttatttacactgttgtctgaggtcaactaatgatgtttttgtggtttttacactcaaaaacatcataactaataagtaataggctattctctacactggttttgaggctctctccaaaacgctgggttttgatgggcgtgctgatcaagacttggaagtaaacgcccatggctgggattggataagatttgcatatttaatgagcttcagctccactgtcagttcagttcacatcagggagagattattttgaaagctgAAATTGCagtgattctctcgaccacaggacTGGTAAACATATTTATCAAgcaaacaatgatttatttctcatccacctgcgactgattggaatattatttctgtattacatggcctgcaggcagtgttgccagattgggcggTTTTGAATTTGATTATGCGGGTAAAAATGAGTTTGGGCGGGTGGACAAAATTTGGGCTGGTTTGGGGTCAGTTTGGCGGTTTTCGAACATCTAAATTTTATAGTCTAATGGGTTAATGAACTCAAATGTGCATGTACTCCATAAAATCAGTCATCATGACACACACAGGCCCAGCATAGAGTCATCTGGCAGGTGTTGACGACGCCAACGAGCATGTATTTTCAGCCAATCAGCGATCAGCAGGGAGACGCGCTCATTCATGACAGGTTTTTAGCATGAAATTGTAGCTATTTAAGTGATCGCTATGCAAAAGTGACATAAATATACAGTAATGAGTGGAAGAGTGAACCAACTCTCAAAACATGGATTACACCTGTGACACATTACAGCCAACTCTAAGAGCACAGAGGAATGACTCAAATATACTGTATCCTGTCCATCATGTGCACACTGGCCTGACATGCACCTTTTAAACCGAGACTGCGTTCTTCTCGTCCCCACAGCTtctgaaagaggtttgaatcaaCGATTAATCAATTTGTTCTGCGTTATGTTCTATAAATATGTACTTCACGAAATacataacgttactgtagttcTGTCTAAAGAAGCACAACACAAAGATAAACGCGTTCTTGTTCATTTTTGGTTGTAGGATAATACAGTATGTAAAATACAGTATGTATCAGTGAATGACACATTTTGGCGGTGGTGTGCGTGCattaatgtgtgtgtaatgCCTGCTAATTACGTTGTTTATTTCAATCACTTATATTGGGCACTTTTTGCACATAAATTAGTTTATTCTTactgttgacatttgaaaatgatagcctacatgtgtCATCGTCGGttaattttatgattttgaCAGTCTCCACTTGGAAATTTTAGTCATgggaaattgatttttttttttttatcattattttgttttaaggaA is a genomic window containing:
- the si:dkey-219e21.2 gene encoding E3 ubiquitin-protein ligase TRIM39, producing MFSFTKHLQRSPASQHFIMGEQAKPNKMKSILKDKSVPQMQSNSIGAVRWTLPEESVQVHSSAPTIPFKSSNAFSTRSQQRQRQQGLHDLRSLEECIRFINHWKQQVAQVSKNEDDPGEGCSAASEQQTDRKTERSIEESRKLIMQWASELQSVDKLSKKHPWMKERIDQEEEEDTKQDKDQSEAVQKRITEWAKEIQSVSESCGMLGDELAQMLRLLGLRKKRLASLMPLLEFITWSLLKEDSKGMVPHLWLSAKQRIWKAGIPRYIPNSVWGWIVSAGADVSLDPLTINPWLQLSDDHKKIQEGLTEADMPYSPQRFDSLPCVLGWEGYMSGRHYWEVEFANNGYWKVGVTTGASKRHGRFSMNPSNGYWVLWRSTRQFFACTNPETTLPLPLVPRRMGIYIDYEEGQISFYNVENKSHIFTFTGHFREKLYPFFALLDGRSVITVWSPNDHSRF